In Deinococcus sp. Leaf326, a single genomic region encodes these proteins:
- a CDS encoding AraC family transcriptional regulator, whose translation MDDPRVWLRPGPAGEWLVESLFDAVPDLNFFVKDRQGRYVSVNDALRRRSGAQHKSELIGRTAAEVFTGEAGERFSGQDERTLRAGEELRDVLELYFGGGGEPVWCLTSKWPLRDDSGAVVGLAGVSRDVPPPSDRSGGRQGDFARVAEALAYMARCYDRPLRMPEVAARSGLSEDSLGRLVRRVCHVTPKQFLLRVRLDAATRLLRDPALSVAAVAHACGYSDHSAFTRTFRAVTGLSPQAYRQRMTAR comes from the coding sequence ATGGACGATCCGCGTGTGTGGCTCCGGCCCGGTCCGGCCGGCGAGTGGCTGGTCGAGAGCCTGTTCGATGCCGTGCCGGATCTCAACTTCTTTGTGAAGGACCGGCAGGGGCGCTACGTCAGTGTGAACGACGCCCTGCGGCGGCGGAGCGGAGCGCAGCATAAGAGCGAGCTGATTGGCCGGACGGCCGCCGAGGTCTTCACTGGCGAGGCGGGCGAGCGCTTCAGCGGACAGGACGAGCGCACGCTGCGGGCAGGTGAGGAACTCCGCGACGTGCTGGAACTGTATTTCGGCGGCGGGGGCGAACCGGTGTGGTGCCTGACCTCCAAGTGGCCACTGCGCGACGATTCGGGCGCGGTCGTGGGGCTGGCCGGCGTGTCGCGCGATGTCCCCCCGCCCAGTGACCGGTCCGGCGGGCGTCAGGGAGATTTCGCTCGCGTGGCTGAGGCCCTGGCCTACATGGCGCGCTGCTACGACCGCCCCCTGCGGATGCCGGAGGTGGCGGCCCGCTCCGGGCTTTCCGAGGACAGCCTGGGCCGCCTGGTGCGCCGGGTATGTCACGTCACCCCCAAACAGTTTCTGCTGCGGGTGCGTCTGGACGCGGCCACACGGCTGCTACGTGATCCGGCGCTCTCGGTAGCGGCAGTGGCCCACGCCTGCGGTTACAGTGACCACAGCGCGTTTACCCGCACCTTCCGCGCCGTAACCGGCCTGAGTCCCCAGGCCTACCGCCAGCGCATGACGGCCCGGTAA
- the xdhC gene encoding xanthine dehydrogenase accessory protein XdhC, whose translation MTWLTGLDTLRARNAPGVLVTLVSVRGHAPRGAGAKMIVGADECWDSVGGGNLEATATARARALIAAGVGTPELLTLRLTDRAPNEHGRQCCGGEVTLLLDPLPTRRPTVAVFGVGHVGLEVALLLSRHPLHLHLADSRAAQLVPERLALLDGGEAQVHVHHVPIPELALAELPAGAHVLILTHDHAEDAALCDAALRRSDLGFIGLIGSSAKWARFQEQLRREGHSDADLARITTPIGLPHLHGKTPAVIALGVAAQLFLHFQTETAFQTT comes from the coding sequence ATGACCTGGCTCACGGGTCTCGACACCCTGCGCGCTCGCAACGCGCCGGGGGTCCTCGTCACGCTGGTCAGCGTGCGCGGCCATGCCCCGCGAGGGGCCGGGGCCAAGATGATCGTCGGCGCGGACGAGTGCTGGGACAGTGTCGGCGGCGGCAACCTGGAAGCGACGGCCACCGCGCGCGCCCGCGCCCTGATCGCCGCCGGGGTAGGCACGCCCGAACTCCTGACCCTGCGCCTGACCGACCGCGCGCCGAACGAGCACGGCCGGCAGTGCTGCGGCGGCGAGGTGACGCTGCTGCTCGACCCGCTGCCCACCCGGCGCCCCACCGTCGCCGTCTTCGGGGTGGGCCACGTGGGGCTGGAGGTCGCGCTGCTGCTCTCGCGCCACCCGCTGCACCTGCACCTCGCCGACTCGCGCGCCGCGCAACTTGTCCCGGAGCGCCTGGCGCTTCTGGACGGGGGAGAGGCGCAGGTGCACGTCCACCACGTTCCTATTCCCGAGCTGGCGCTGGCCGAACTGCCCGCCGGCGCGCACGTCCTGATCCTCACGCACGACCACGCCGAGGACGCCGCCCTGTGTGACGCGGCGCTGCGCCGCTCCGACCTCGGCTTCATCGGATTGATCGGGTCGAGTGCCAAGTGGGCGCGCTTTCAGGAGCAGCTCCGGCGCGAGGGTCACAGCGACGCCGACCTCGCCCGCATCACCACGCCCATCGGGCTGCCGCACCTGCATGGTAAGACCCCAGCGGTCATCGCCCTGGGCGTGGCCGCGCAACTCTTCCTCCACTTCCAGACCGAAACGGCCTTTCAAACGACATGA
- a CDS encoding EamA family transporter, with product MLKAAPSSSSTSSSLRGDLPGIGLALLSAATSGTLGLWGKLATAAHLSTPTLLSWRFGLTALLLFALGQGRAPARERVKLLLLGAVYAGSTVAYFAALARISAGTAALLVYVAPAFVVLYGALAGARPSPAQLGALLCSVLGLGVVVGVPGAADRDLLGLGLGALSGGLYGAYLFFSGRVAAGSAPLTVTTHVTLVSALTFAVLGTLGGTLSVPQSPSHWGLILGMLLVPTLISMPALFSAVQRLGAARASLLTTTDPLWALLFAALLLNEPLGPSQLAGGALILCGALLAQGRSRTRTAAP from the coding sequence GTGCTCAAGGCCGCTCCCAGTTCCTCTTCCACGTCTTCCTCCCTGCGCGGCGACCTGCCGGGCATCGGGCTGGCGCTGCTCTCGGCGGCGACCTCGGGCACCCTGGGGCTGTGGGGCAAGCTGGCGACGGCCGCGCACCTGAGCACCCCCACCCTGCTGAGCTGGCGTTTTGGGCTGACCGCCCTGCTGCTGTTCGCGCTGGGGCAGGGACGCGCCCCGGCACGCGAGCGGGTGAAACTACTGCTGCTCGGCGCGGTGTATGCGGGGTCCACGGTGGCCTACTTTGCCGCGCTGGCCCGGATCTCGGCGGGGACGGCGGCGCTGCTCGTCTATGTCGCGCCGGCGTTCGTGGTGCTGTACGGCGCCCTGGCGGGAGCCAGGCCCAGCCCCGCCCAGCTCGGCGCCCTGTTGTGCAGCGTTCTGGGGCTGGGGGTGGTTGTGGGGGTCCCGGGCGCCGCCGACCGTGACCTACTGGGCCTGGGGCTGGGCGCGCTCTCGGGTGGACTGTACGGGGCCTATCTCTTTTTCAGCGGGCGCGTGGCCGCTGGCAGCGCGCCACTGACCGTCACCACGCACGTCACGCTGGTGTCGGCCCTGACTTTCGCGGTTCTGGGCACGCTGGGCGGAACCCTGAGCGTGCCGCAGAGCCCGAGCCACTGGGGCCTGATCCTGGGCATGCTGCTCGTGCCCACCCTGATCTCGATGCCTGCCCTGTTCAGCGCTGTGCAGCGCCTGGGGGCGGCGCGAGCCAGCCTGCTTACCACCACCGATCCCCTATGGGCGCTGCTCTTCGCTGCCCTGTTGCTGAATGAGCCGCTGGGGCCGTCGCAACTGGCCGGCGGCGCCCTGATCCTGTGCGGAGCCCTGCTGGCCCAGGGACGGTCCCGGACACGCACAGCGGCCCCGTGA
- a CDS encoding methionine ABC transporter ATP-binding protein, producing MSTALEFSHVGKRYAGQAQAALHDLSLQIPRGSRTGIIGRSGAGKSTLVRLISGLEIPDSGELHLQGEALTPQTRARLQERTGLVFQHFNLLAQRTVLRNVTLPLELRGAPRPLRERRARELLDLVGLGGFAERYPAQLSGGQKQRVGIARALVTEPALLLADEATSALDPETSAGILKLLRRIQQERDLTLVLVTHQLEVIRTVTTHVAVLDGGHLVEAGDTGTVLRRPQHAVTRALLDAHRPQDALHSGETLRHLTLPALDGAALEHLARQGARIVRAETHPQGADVWLAVRETVPQPSPQPALQEVGA from the coding sequence ATGTCCACCGCGCTGGAATTCAGCCACGTCGGCAAACGCTACGCCGGGCAGGCCCAGGCCGCCCTGCACGACCTTTCCCTCCAGATTCCGCGTGGCAGCCGCACCGGTATCATCGGGCGCAGCGGCGCGGGCAAAAGCACGCTGGTGCGCCTCATCAGCGGGCTGGAAATCCCCGACAGCGGCGAGCTGCACCTTCAGGGCGAGGCGCTGACGCCCCAGACCCGCGCCCGGTTGCAGGAGCGGACCGGGCTGGTCTTCCAGCACTTCAACCTGCTCGCGCAGCGCACGGTCCTCCGCAACGTGACGCTGCCGCTGGAGCTGCGCGGCGCGCCCCGGCCCCTACGCGAACGCCGGGCGCGCGAACTACTGGACCTCGTGGGCCTGGGCGGCTTCGCGGAGCGCTACCCCGCGCAGCTTTCGGGCGGGCAGAAGCAGCGCGTCGGCATTGCCCGCGCCCTGGTCACCGAGCCGGCGCTGCTGCTCGCCGACGAAGCCACGAGTGCCCTGGACCCCGAGACGAGCGCCGGGATTCTGAAGCTGCTGCGGAGGATTCAGCAGGAGCGCGACCTGACGCTGGTTCTCGTGACCCACCAGCTCGAGGTCATCCGCACGGTGACGACCCATGTGGCGGTGCTCGACGGGGGCCACCTCGTCGAGGCGGGCGATACGGGCACGGTGCTGCGTCGCCCGCAGCACGCCGTGACCCGCGCCCTGCTCGACGCCCACCGCCCCCAGGACGCCCTGCACAGCGGCGAGACGCTACGGCACCTGACCCTCCCCGCCCTGGACGGCGCGGCGCTGGAACACCTGGCCCGGCAGGGAGCCCGCATCGTCCGCGCCGAGACGCATCCACAGGGCGCGGACGTGTGGCTGGCCGTGCGCGAGACCGTGCCCCAGCCCAGCCCGCAGCCCGCGCTGCAGGAGGTGGGCGCGTGA
- a CDS encoding methionine ABC transporter permease — protein MWPLLWQATLETLAMVLPSALIAQLVGTTLGAVLTLTRPGGLRPQAAVYCVLDVVVNVGRSLPFIILLVLLIPLTRLITGTSIGSVAATVPLTIAAIPFVARLVDGALRDVPGGVVEAARAMGATTAQTVLGVLLPEARPALIHGFTVMLISLIGYSAMAGAIGGGGLGDLAIRYGYQRFETGVMIATVVVLLVLVQGVQWLGDRAATRTDHR, from the coding sequence ATGTGGCCGCTGCTGTGGCAGGCCACCCTGGAGACGCTGGCGATGGTGCTGCCCTCGGCGCTCATCGCGCAGCTCGTCGGCACGACGCTGGGGGCGGTCCTGACCCTCACGCGCCCCGGCGGCCTGCGGCCCCAGGCGGCCGTGTACTGCGTGCTTGACGTGGTGGTCAATGTGGGGCGCAGCCTGCCCTTCATCATCCTGCTCGTGCTGCTCATTCCGCTGACCCGTCTGATCACCGGCACGAGCATCGGTTCGGTGGCGGCGACCGTCCCGCTCACCATCGCGGCGATTCCCTTCGTGGCCCGGCTGGTGGACGGCGCGCTGCGCGACGTGCCTGGCGGCGTGGTCGAGGCCGCCCGCGCGATGGGCGCAACGACGGCCCAGACTGTACTCGGCGTGCTGCTGCCCGAAGCCCGTCCGGCCCTGATCCACGGCTTCACCGTCATGCTCATCAGTCTGATCGGCTACAGCGCGATGGCGGGCGCCATCGGCGGCGGCGGCCTGGGCGACCTCGCCATCCGCTACGGCTACCAGCGCTTCGAGACCGGCGTGATGATCGCCACCGTGGTCGTCCTGCTCGTTCTGGTGCAGGGCGTGCAGTGGCTGGGTGACCGCGCCGCGACCCGCACCGACCACCGCTAG
- a CDS encoding MFS transporter — protein MDPAVNVPAVAAHPDPGPGWQPRFWAIFCGQASSLVGSALTQFVLLWWITDTTGSVSALATAGVAALLPQALLSPLGGTLADRYSRRALMIGADAISALCMVVLIALFLTGRVELWHVYTMMFIRSAMQAFQSPAAAASTAMLVPASFLPRAAGLNQTLQGLMTVAAAPLGALAIGVMPIGWALGIDVFTALLGIVPLLLYRIPQPRRPAGDDSGGLWSEFREGVSLVWHQPGLRRLFGLMGAIVLIIVPSFTLVPLLVKEHFAGGAGQVALMEGLSGLGMIAGGLIVAAVAPRRQVPWILVGFAASCLTLALTALAPRELFWLAVVWWVLSGMTYILGNGPLTALLQTTIPPHLQGRVLSLMNTVTGVAAPIGLAVATPLGEQVGVRWLFVILGVLGAAVGLLGFVSPAIRQLDNAAERPARPPREGVTQPRA, from the coding sequence ATGGACCCGGCTGTGAACGTTCCGGCCGTGGCCGCCCACCCGGACCCCGGTCCCGGCTGGCAGCCGCGCTTCTGGGCGATCTTCTGCGGGCAGGCGTCCTCGCTGGTGGGGTCGGCCCTCACGCAGTTCGTCCTGCTGTGGTGGATCACTGACACGACCGGCAGCGTCTCGGCGCTGGCGACCGCCGGGGTGGCCGCGCTGCTGCCCCAGGCGCTGCTCAGTCCGCTCGGCGGCACCCTGGCCGACCGCTACAGCCGCCGCGCGCTGATGATCGGCGCGGACGCCATCAGCGCCCTGTGCATGGTGGTCCTGATCGCCCTGTTCCTGACCGGGCGGGTCGAGCTGTGGCACGTCTACACCATGATGTTCATCCGGAGCGCCATGCAGGCCTTCCAGTCGCCGGCCGCTGCCGCGAGCACGGCGATGCTCGTACCGGCGAGCTTCCTGCCGCGCGCCGCCGGCCTGAACCAGACCCTTCAGGGCCTGATGACGGTGGCGGCCGCGCCGCTGGGCGCCCTGGCCATCGGGGTCATGCCCATCGGCTGGGCGCTGGGGATCGACGTGTTCACGGCGCTGCTGGGTATCGTGCCGCTGCTGCTCTACCGCATTCCGCAGCCCCGGCGACCGGCGGGGGACGATTCCGGGGGGCTGTGGAGCGAGTTCCGCGAGGGCGTGAGCCTGGTGTGGCACCAGCCGGGGCTGCGGCGGCTGTTCGGGCTGATGGGCGCCATCGTTCTGATTATCGTGCCGTCGTTCACGCTCGTGCCGCTGCTCGTCAAGGAGCACTTCGCGGGCGGGGCCGGACAGGTGGCCCTGATGGAGGGCCTGTCCGGCCTGGGCATGATCGCGGGCGGACTGATCGTGGCGGCCGTCGCGCCGAGGCGGCAGGTGCCCTGGATTCTGGTGGGCTTCGCAGCGTCGTGCCTGACGCTGGCCTTGACGGCGCTGGCCCCGCGCGAGCTGTTCTGGCTGGCGGTCGTGTGGTGGGTCCTGAGCGGCATGACCTACATCCTGGGCAACGGCCCGCTGACGGCGCTGCTCCAGACCACCATTCCGCCGCATCTGCAGGGGCGGGTGCTGTCACTGATGAACACCGTCACGGGGGTCGCCGCGCCCATCGGGCTGGCTGTGGCGACTCCGCTGGGCGAACAGGTCGGCGTGCGCTGGCTGTTCGTCATCCTGGGCGTGCTGGGCGCGGCGGTGGGCCTGCTGGGCTTCGTGTCGCCGGCCATCCGGCAGCTCGACAACGCTGCAGAACGGCCGGCGCGGCCTCCGCGAGAGGGCGTCACTCAGCCCCGCGCGTAG
- a CDS encoding MetQ/NlpA family ABC transporter substrate-binding protein, translating into MTKHLFLIAALTLTATASAGTLRVGASPVPHAEILEFVKPALAKRGVTLVIREFSDYVQPNLALADGSIDVNFFQHLPYLNSFQQGRPLGIVAGAKVHVEPIGVYSRRVQKLSDLKAGATIALPNDPSNSGRALKLLERSGLIRLKAGVGVSATVLDITTNVKRLRFRELEAAQLPRALGDVDAAVINTNYALDAGLNPLKDALLLEDKRSPYANLLAVKPATLKNADYLKLVKALQSPEVKAFILKKYSGAVVPAF; encoded by the coding sequence ATGACCAAGCACCTGTTTCTGATCGCCGCCCTGACCCTGACCGCCACCGCCTCTGCCGGCACCCTGCGTGTGGGGGCCAGCCCGGTGCCGCACGCCGAGATTCTGGAGTTCGTCAAGCCTGCGCTCGCCAAGCGGGGCGTCACCCTCGTGATCCGTGAATTCTCGGACTACGTGCAGCCCAACCTTGCGCTGGCCGACGGCAGCATCGACGTGAACTTCTTCCAGCACCTGCCCTACCTGAACTCGTTTCAGCAGGGCCGCCCGCTGGGGATCGTGGCCGGCGCCAAGGTGCACGTCGAACCCATCGGGGTCTACAGCCGACGCGTGCAGAAGCTCAGCGACCTCAAGGCGGGCGCGACCATCGCCCTGCCCAACGACCCCAGCAACAGCGGCCGCGCCCTGAAGCTGCTCGAACGCTCGGGCCTGATCCGCCTGAAGGCCGGCGTAGGCGTGAGCGCTACCGTGCTGGACATCACGACCAACGTCAAGCGCCTGCGCTTCCGCGAGCTGGAAGCCGCGCAGCTCCCGCGCGCCCTGGGCGACGTGGACGCCGCTGTCATCAACACCAACTACGCGCTGGACGCCGGCCTCAATCCCCTCAAGGACGCCCTGCTGCTCGAAGACAAGCGCAGCCCCTACGCCAACCTGCTGGCCGTCAAGCCCGCCACCCTCAAGAACGCCGATTACCTGAAGCTGGTCAAGGCGCTGCAAAGCCCCGAGGTAAAGGCCTTCATCCTCAAGAAATATTCGGGCGCAGTCGTTCCGGCCTTCTGA
- a CDS encoding TetR/AcrR family transcriptional regulator has translation MSSPAAARRLKAEDRREQILAAAAKLFVERGFEAVGMADVAAALHTSRPTVYAYFASTEEMLGALLDARLHDLPARLEPLLGRQEDLSFARLFLALLEERELLLLLGSGGGPLFRERRRHFLAAIESRLELRELQRRRMGPGREQPLLIPLVLDLLSSAAYEQVTAGAPDPEARAQLLERFILGGVAAVAGQTGAGPLP, from the coding sequence ATGTCGAGTCCAGCCGCTGCCCGCCGCCTGAAAGCCGAGGACCGGCGCGAGCAGATTCTCGCGGCGGCGGCGAAGTTGTTCGTCGAACGCGGGTTCGAGGCGGTAGGGATGGCCGATGTGGCGGCGGCGCTGCATACCTCGCGCCCCACCGTGTACGCCTATTTCGCCTCAACCGAGGAGATGCTGGGAGCGTTGCTCGACGCCCGGCTCCACGACCTGCCCGCGCGGCTCGAACCCCTGCTGGGGCGTCAGGAGGACCTCTCGTTCGCGCGGCTGTTCCTGGCCCTGCTCGAAGAACGCGAACTGCTCCTGCTGCTGGGCAGCGGCGGCGGCCCACTGTTCCGCGAGCGGCGAAGGCACTTTCTGGCGGCCATCGAGTCCCGCCTCGAACTGCGCGAGCTTCAGCGCCGCCGCATGGGGCCAGGGCGTGAACAGCCGCTGCTCATTCCACTCGTGCTGGACCTGCTGAGCAGCGCCGCCTACGAGCAGGTCACGGCCGGCGCACCCGACCCGGAGGCGCGGGCCCAACTGCTGGAACGCTTCATCCTTGGCGGCGTGGCAGCCGTCGCGGGCCAGACAGGGGCCGGTCCCCTGCCCTGA
- a CDS encoding TetR/AcrR family transcriptional regulator — MARSAHPELTRDALLAAARQVLRRQGATLSLDAVAREAGLSKGGLLHHYPTKERLLLALAYALVEDFQRELAAVHGAELAQDGPRPGAWLRAYIEVCLRPDVDEPALSAALAPLGALPEQLATLQEVQAFVLHDAEADGLPAGRAHAIRLACDGLWLGRQVGLPDLDGPQRAALKEELTAWTRL; from the coding sequence ATGGCCCGATCTGCCCATCCCGAACTGACCCGCGACGCCCTGCTCGCCGCGGCCCGACAGGTCCTGAGGCGTCAGGGCGCGACCCTGTCGCTCGACGCGGTGGCGCGGGAAGCTGGCCTGAGCAAGGGCGGCCTGCTGCACCACTACCCCACCAAGGAGCGGCTCCTTCTGGCCCTGGCGTACGCCCTGGTCGAGGACTTCCAGCGTGAACTCGCGGCGGTTCACGGCGCCGAACTCGCGCAGGACGGCCCGCGCCCCGGCGCCTGGCTGCGGGCCTATATCGAGGTCTGCCTCCGGCCCGACGTGGACGAACCGGCCCTCAGCGCCGCCCTGGCGCCCCTGGGCGCCCTGCCCGAACAGCTCGCCACCCTGCAGGAGGTGCAGGCCTTCGTGCTGCACGACGCCGAGGCCGACGGGCTGCCGGCCGGGCGCGCCCACGCCATCCGGCTGGCCTGCGACGGGCTGTGGCTCGGGCGGCAGGTGGGCCTGCCCGACCTGGACGGGCCGCAGCGCGCCGCCCTGAAAGAGGAGCTGACCGCATGGACCCGGCTGTGA
- the guaD gene encoding guanine deaminase yields MTHTQTFLLQPSADPVLYRATFMHTPRSPFADEGALHAEDDGGLLVAGGVILASGPWAEVRAQAPDASVTDLRGGLLLPGFVDTHVHYPQVRVVGGLGMPLLDWLDRNALPEEARLADETYARAVAREFLGALAMNGTTTALVFGAHYAGAMHAFFEEAEASGLRTVAGLVVGDRLLRPELHTTPERAYAESRALIERWHGRGRALYAVTPRFSLSASEGLLDACGALLRDFPDVRFTSHINENVTEVEVVRGLFPEARDYLDTYERAGLVGRRSVLAHNVWPSDRELGAMAEHRCTAAHCPCSNSALGSGFFPLRRHLSAGVHVSLGSDVGGGTGFSLLKEGLQAYFMQGLMGEGGVALTPAHLLYLATRAGAEALDLGDLTGDFSAGRQFDAVHLLPPTGTPLAAVYAHAEGPGRLLAATFASGTQGDVARVWVGGDEVYARG; encoded by the coding sequence ATGACCCATACACAGACTTTCCTGCTCCAGCCTTCGGCCGACCCTGTCCTCTACCGCGCCACGTTCATGCACACGCCGCGCAGCCCCTTCGCGGATGAGGGGGCCCTGCACGCCGAGGACGACGGCGGCCTGCTCGTCGCGGGCGGCGTCATTCTCGCCAGCGGTCCCTGGGCCGAGGTGCGCGCCCAGGCGCCGGACGCCTCCGTCACCGACCTGCGCGGCGGCCTGCTGCTGCCCGGCTTCGTGGACACCCACGTCCACTACCCGCAGGTGCGTGTGGTGGGCGGCCTGGGAATGCCGCTGCTGGACTGGCTGGACCGCAACGCGCTGCCCGAGGAGGCCCGGCTCGCCGACGAGACCTACGCCCGCGCGGTCGCCCGCGAGTTCCTGGGGGCGCTGGCGATGAACGGCACGACCACCGCCCTCGTGTTCGGCGCGCACTACGCCGGGGCCATGCACGCCTTTTTCGAGGAAGCGGAGGCCTCGGGCCTGCGTACCGTCGCCGGGCTGGTCGTGGGCGACCGCCTGCTGCGCCCCGAGCTGCACACCACCCCTGAGCGTGCCTACGCCGAGAGCCGCGCCCTGATTGAGCGCTGGCACGGCCGGGGCCGTGCGCTGTACGCCGTGACGCCGCGATTCAGCCTCTCGGCCAGCGAGGGCCTGCTCGACGCCTGCGGGGCGCTGCTGCGCGACTTTCCGGACGTACGCTTCACCAGCCACATCAACGAGAACGTGACCGAGGTCGAGGTGGTCCGGGGGCTGTTTCCGGAGGCGCGCGACTACCTCGACACCTACGAGCGCGCCGGGCTGGTTGGGCGGCGCAGTGTGCTGGCGCACAACGTCTGGCCGTCGGACCGCGAACTCGGCGCGATGGCCGAACACCGCTGCACGGCGGCGCACTGCCCGTGCAGCAACTCGGCGCTGGGCAGCGGCTTCTTCCCACTGCGGCGGCACCTGTCGGCGGGCGTGCACGTCTCGCTGGGCAGCGACGTGGGCGGCGGCACGGGCTTTTCGCTGCTCAAGGAAGGGCTCCAGGCCTACTTCATGCAGGGGCTCATGGGCGAGGGTGGCGTGGCCCTCACCCCGGCCCATCTGCTGTACCTCGCCACCCGTGCGGGCGCCGAGGCGCTGGACCTCGGGGACCTGACGGGCGACTTCAGTGCGGGGCGGCAGTTCGACGCCGTTCACCTGTTGCCCCCGACTGGCACGCCGCTGGCCGCCGTGTACGCCCACGCCGAGGGGCCGGGGCGCCTGCTCGCGGCGACGTTCGCCAGCGGGACCCAGGGCGACGTGGCGCGCGTATGGGTAGGTGGCGACGAGGTCTACGCGCGGGGCTGA
- a CDS encoding MetQ/NlpA family ABC transporter substrate-binding protein has protein sequence MSTTRSLRLPSALLLVILTGSASAGTLRIGATPVPAGELLEFVKPALARQGVNLVVREFSDYVQPNVALGEGSLDANLFQHQPYLDAFQQNRPLNIVPVRKIYLPPLGLYSKRVTEVTALKRGATVAIPNDPSNGARALLLLERAGLIRLKAGVGARANVTDIVSNVKNLRFRELEAAQLPRSLADVDAAIVNTNYALEIGLNPTRDAIFREGKNSVYVNILATTRDKLNNPDLQKLAQALTSPEAKAWLLKKYGGSIVPAF, from the coding sequence ATGTCCACGACCCGTTCCCTGCGTCTGCCCTCTGCCCTCCTTCTCGTGATCCTGACCGGCTCGGCCTCGGCAGGCACGCTGCGCATCGGCGCGACGCCCGTGCCGGCGGGCGAGTTGCTCGAATTCGTCAAGCCCGCGCTCGCCAGGCAGGGCGTGAACCTCGTGGTCCGCGAGTTCTCGGACTACGTGCAGCCCAACGTCGCGCTCGGCGAGGGTAGTCTCGACGCCAACCTCTTCCAGCACCAGCCCTACCTCGACGCCTTCCAGCAGAACCGCCCGCTCAACATCGTGCCTGTGCGCAAAATTTACCTGCCGCCGCTGGGGCTGTACAGCAAGCGCGTCACCGAGGTCACGGCGCTGAAACGGGGCGCGACCGTCGCCATTCCCAATGACCCTAGCAACGGGGCGCGGGCACTGCTACTGCTCGAACGCGCGGGCCTGATCCGCCTGAAAGCTGGCGTAGGCGCGCGGGCCAACGTCACCGACATCGTGAGCAACGTCAAGAACCTGCGTTTCCGCGAACTGGAAGCCGCGCAGCTCCCACGCTCACTGGCCGATGTGGACGCCGCCATCGTGAACACCAACTACGCACTGGAAATCGGCCTGAACCCCACGCGCGACGCGATCTTCCGCGAGGGCAAGAACAGCGTATACGTCAACATTCTCGCCACGACCAGAGACAAACTCAACAATCCCGACCTGCAAAAGCTCGCCCAGGCCCTCACCAGCCCCGAGGCGAAGGCCTGGCTGCTGAAGAAGTACGGCGGCAGCATCGTTCCGGCGTTCTGA